In Mycobacterium sp. ITM-2016-00317, the genomic window GCACCGCCCAGTGCGGTGTATGTGGCGCCGTCCCACACCGATTGGCAGCCGAAGGCATCAGCGGCACCGCCGAGCAGCAGTACGCGCAGATCCCCGGTATCCCCGCGGTCGACTCCCGGCGCCGTCCGCTCCTCGAAGCGACTGATACCGCCCACGTAGCTGGTCTTGTGGGCGTGTGGCCGCAGCCAGCGGGGGGTGTGCAGTCCGGCCGGCCACGCGGCCAGGATGTGGTCGGCCATCTGGTGGACGAGTACGTGCGGCGGGTCAGTCCGGTCGCCGGGCAGCGCCACCACGACGGTCGGAACACCCATCAGTCGCAGGAAGACCGCGACCTCGACCGACACGTCGACCACGCACGCCTCGGGCTGCGCGTCCCGGACCCACTGTGCCAGCGCGTACATGCGGGTGCCGTAGCCGGGGTCGTGGTGAGGCGCCCAGTGCAGCGCGCCGTGCGCGGTCGGGTCCGACACACGATCGGCGGAGTCGTCACGAGGAAGTGTGACGACCGCGGAGAACGGATGTCGTTGCGGCACGGAGGCTGACGTCAATGCCGTCACCGGCCGGCGCAGGTGTGAGGCGATGCTGACGGCCCGGGCGAGATGGCCGTACCCGTGATGGTGGATGTAGTAGCCGATCATCGGTGTCGTCACTCCTGGCTGAGATCATCTGTCGGTAGAGATGCAGGTAGGCCCGCAGCATCGCTGCGGCCGAACATTGGCGCACCGCATGCTCATGCACCCGACCGCGCGGCAAGCCCGCGGCCACCGGTATCGCGGCCGCCAGCGCCGCGACGTCCCCGGCCGGCACCAGACACCCGGCCTCGGGTGCGACCAGCTCCGGGATTCCGCCTCGGGCGAACGCGACAACCGGTGTGCCACAGGACATCGCCTCGGCCACCACGAGTCCGTACGGTTCGTCCCAGGTGGGGGTCACCAACGCGACCGAGGCCGCGCCGACGAGGCCGGCGAGCCGCTGTTGGGTCAGATGGCCGGCATACCGGACTGTGTCGTCCAACTGCGGTGCGATGAAGTCGGCGAAGTAGACCGGGTCGGAGATCGGCCCTGCCAGGGTGAGTGCGCGACCCGCCATCCGGGCCGCCTCGATGGCCAGGTGCGGTCCCTTCTCCGGGGTGATCCGGCCGAACCACACGGCCCTGTCCCCGCCCGGGCCCAGCGGCCATTGACGGGCGTCGATCCCGTTGGGCACCACGGTGAACGGGCCGCCGACCGGGGCCCAGGCCGCTGCGGTGTGTTCGGAGACCGCGGCGAAACGCGTCCCGCGGCCACCACCGGCCTTGATCGCCGACTCCAACCACGGGGTGGGTGGAGTGTGCACGGTGGTGAGCATCGGCGTCGACAGGGTGGGGGCCATCGCCACCGGCAGGTAGTGCAGGCTGTGGTTGTGGATGACGTCGAAGCGGTCGGCGTCGGGACCCGCCAGCCGCAGCATCAGCGACAGGTAGGCGTGGTGGTCTTTCATGAAGCTGTCTGCCGGCATCGAGGCGTCCGAGCGAGCGGCGTGGGACACCTCCAGGTGGTGCACGTCCAGAGACGCGCAACCCAGGGCCGGGTCGGAGCCGGTCGCGGCGAACAGTGCGACCTGGTGTCCGTGCTCGGCCAGTGCCCGGGCCAGGTGCCACACGTGTGCCTCCAGCCCGCCTGCGAACGGCTGGCTGATCGGGTAGCGGCACGAGGCGATCAACGCGATCCGCAACGGACGCTTCATCACAGCGTGCGCTCGTACAGCGTGCGGTGTGCCTCGGCGAGCAGCGCCCGTTCGGTCAACCGCCCCGGCCAGGTGGCACGGGGAGCCGGTGTACCGCGTCGCCACCGGTCATAGGCCTGGTGCAGCGCGGACTCCAAGGAGCGCGGGTCGAACTCCTCCTCGGTGAACGTGAAGACGCCGCACGGCCGTTGCTCGGCGTAGAAGCCGCAGCTGGGAGCGATCACCGCGGTGCCCAGATCGAAACACGCCTCCAGCCAACCGGAATGGGTGCCGAATCGGTAGGGCAGTACGGAGACCGATAGTCCGGCGAGGTACTCCCAGAGTTCGGTGTCCGAGAAGTACGGATGCACGCAGACCTCGACGTGCTCGCGCCGGTCGAAAGCCAGGACCGACTCGCCGAACCGGGGTGCGTACCAGTGGTTGCCTGGATCGAAGACTTCGTCGTGAATGTCGATGCGCAGCAGCGCATCCGGCAAATCCTTGACGGCGCCGGCCAGTACCTCAAGGACGGGCAGCGGGTCCATGTTGGCACGCCGGCTCTTGACGTGGACACCCACCACGAAGCGTTCCGCAGGAGGCCGCGGCGCTTCGATATGCGGACGTTCCAGGACATGGGGGTGTGCCAGCACGTGGGCATGCTTGTCCCACCGGCGGCGAATCTCCTGCGCCGCACCAGGGGTGAGCGTGATCAGGACGTCCGCCGCGGCAACCAGCACATCCTGTTGCAGGATGTGCTCCGCGGGGTCGTGGTGATGAGGATTGCGCAGGTCGTGCACGGTGTACACCAGCGGTTTGTCGTAGTCCTTCAGCTCCTGCATCACCTCGGTCAGCACATCGGCACCGACGGCATCGAACCCGAAGTGGATGTGGAATACGTCAAAGAGCTCGTGGTTGGCGCTGACCCAACCCGGCTCCAGCATCAACGGCGGCCACCAGCCACCGGGAACCTTCCTGCCGTCGGCGGGTACCGGGTCGGGCAACCGGATCACCTCACCCCTGTCCGCCGGATCGGCCAGGTGTCGCACGTAGACGTGTGACGCCGGTACTGAAGCGACACGCAGCAACGATGGTCTCCTCATCAGGACGATGACGCCGCAGGACGCGCGGAGCACCGGAATTCCGGCGCGTTGTCCGCGCGCCGTCCCTCCACATTGAGGAACACAACCCAGCGGGCTTACCCGGCCGGTGCGGCACCAAACATCGGAACTGGTCACGCTGTCGCCGTCACACGTGCCGCAGGCTCATCACCACGCCGGAGACCAACCCGTCACCCAGCAGCTCCCCCATCTGATCGGACTGCTGCTCGGACAACTGCCAGGTGTGCTTGGCGCCGTGCCTGCGCTCGAGTTCCTCGTCCACCTTCGCGACGCTGTCCTGCCACCGCTGCGGGATCGGCGGCAACTCGGCGGTGCCCAGCTGCGCGTCAGTGCGCAGACCGGCCTCGGCCAGCAGCCTGGGCAGCGATTCCCGCGTCGGGAAGTGGTTGCCTTCCGGCGCCCGGTCGGCGGGCAGGTCGGTCTCGGCCACGAAAACCAGCAGGCCGATCCGGCCCGGCGGCCGCACGACCCGGCGCAGTTCGGTGAGCACGTCGAGCTGATCGGGGGTGGTGCACAACACCCCGAGGCACCATGCCGCGTCGAAGGTGCGGTCCGGGAACGGCAGCGCGCCGGCGGTCGCCTGCACCACGGGGTACGGGAACAGCGTCCGGGCCGCCCGGCAGGCCCCGGCCTGCGGCTCGACCAGCACCGGTGCCACCCGGGCCCGGTCCGCGGCGTAGGCCGCGGGGCCGCCGACGCCCGCGCCGCAGTCCAGCAGCACCTCACCGGACTGCAGACTCATCCGGTCGGCCAGCCAGTCCAGCGCCCCGGGGTTGCCGCTGCCCCGGCACCCGGCCGGGATGTGGAACTCGGGTCCAAGGTCGCGGGCCAGTTCCGCGGTCCATTCGGCCACGGTGTCGAATTCGGCCTCCATCGCCTCGCTCATACCGTCGGCCTTTCTGTGCGAATTCGTTGTCCCACTTCGGCTTTGATCCGGGCACCGGCGCGGGTGCCGCTGCCGGACGCCAGCCCCGAGATGTTCACCCCTGCCACCCCGTCGATGGCCAGCAACGCACGCGCTTCGGCGACCGCGGCGTCGATACCGGCCTCGACCGGGTTCGGTGCCTGCAGCACCCGCGCGACCACCCCGGGGTCCAGCCCCAAGCCGGGCAGTCCCTGCAACACCGCGGCGGACACCTCGTCGGTGAACACCGCGACCGCGGCCAGCACGGGGATGGTCAGTCCGGCTGACCGCGCCGACGACATGAACTCCGCGACCGCCGCAGGCGAGGACACATGGTTCAGGACGGCCAGTCGGGCACCCGCATGCTGCTTCTGCACCAGCCGCTGCGCGCGCCCGTGGACCGGCGGCGCCGTCACTGTCTCCGGCGCGGCGGCGGTGATCCCCAGCGACGCGGCGAGCGCGACAAGGCGCGGGCCGTCCAGGTCGAAGGTCTGGGTGACGTCGGGGCGCACGTCGTAGCCGCGCCCGTCGCCCGTCACGCACAGCACCGTCGCTACGCCGGTCAGCGCCAGCCCGCGCAACTCCTGTTCGAGCACCACCCGGTTCCGGTCCCGGCAGGACAGCGTGATCCACGGCGTCACTCCGGTTTCCAGCAGCAAACCACCCATCAGCGTGGGCGGGAAGTCGGGCCGGTTCTGGTGTTCGCCGACCAGCACCGCGTCGCACGAGGGTGCCAGCACCGCCGCGGTCGATGCGATGTCCACGGGATCGAACGGCGTGCAGCTGAAGTCCGTCAGGATCAGCGGCGCAGCCGCCGCAGGCGCGGGGGTCGCGGCGAGGACGGGCCACGGCACGACGTCGGGAAACGCGCACGCGCCCGGGCGCATCTCGCACTGCCCGTCGGGACGCACCCCGCCACAGGGGCCGAACGTCATGCGCTTGGGACAGTCCACGTCCATGTGCGGTCCCCCCGGGTCGGTCGATGCAGACCCCCCGCATTCCCGCCCCCGCCGCGGATTAGTCCTCGCGGGTCAGCGGGTGAGCCGGACGACCGCGCTCCACGGCCTGCCTCCGGGAGGGCGGCGCGGATCGGGCTGCGGCAGCCGAGCCACCAGCCGCAGCGGCCACGGCAACCGGCGCAGTCGATGGGCTACCACGAAGACCGATTCCACTTCGCCTGTGCGCCAACCGAGTTGCTCGAAGTAGCTGATTCCCTCGGCCGGCGCGAACTTGAACGGCGCGTTGCGCAGCAGGCCGCCGGTGTTGTCGTTCATCCACTTCTTCAGGCCCGGTCCGGCCAGGTCCAGCACCCACCACGCGACTTCCGGGCGGACCAGTGCCGTCGACAGGTCGGCGACGTCGGAGGGTTCGAGGTACATCAGCAGTCCCTCGGTCAGCACCAGGGCTTTCCGCGCGCCCGCGAGCGCCGTGTCCAGGAACCGGTCCCGGGCGGCGGGGTCGGCAAGGTCGACGGGGTACCGCGTCAGCAGGCATCTCGGCGTCTCGCCGGTGAGCAGCTGCTCCTTCTCGGCGACCAGGCCGGGCAGGTCGGCCTCCACCCAGGAGAACTCGGCGGGCAGACCCAACCGGTACGGGCGAGTGTCCAGTCCGGCCGCGAGGTTGACCACGCGGTCGCAGCCGGCGGCGACGGCGTCCATGATCAGATCGTCGATGGTCTTGGTGCGGGCGACCATCCACCATCCCGAGCGCATCACCTTCGGGACCGAGGCCGCGATCTGGCGGCCGCGTTCGCCGGCGAGCCGGTCGGCGTACGGGTCGTCGAACACCGCGTCGGGACGCGCGGACTCCACGGCGCGATACACCGCGACCCAGCGCGCGGTGTCCGAAACGTGCGATACCGGTCCGTCTTCGACGCTCATCCCGGTGAGGCTACGCGTCCGGATGCGCTAGACCTGCGGTTGTTCGGCGCGGTTCGGGGAACACAGCGCAGGTGTTGACCGCTGCGCTGTTCGGACTCACCGCCTCGAGCGCCCTGGTGATCGGCGCCGTCATCGGCGTCCGTTGGGATCTGCCCAAGAAGGTCACCGGTGTGCTGCTTGCCTTCGCCAGCGGGGCGTTGATCTCCGCTCTCGCGTTCGAGTTGTTCGAGGAGGCGTTCCACCTCGGTGGGGCGCTGCACTCGGGTCTCGGCCTGCTGGCGGGCGCGGCGACGTTCGTGCTGGCCGACAGCCTGCTGGACCGTTACGTCAGCGGAAACTCCGGTCCCGACCAGCGTGAGGTGGTGTCCGACGGAGCACGCCGCGGTGTCGGGCTGGCGCTGCTGGCCGCCGTCACGCTGGACGGGGTGCCCGAGAATCTCGCGCTCGGGGTCTCACTGGTCGGTGGCGCGTCGCTGTCCCTGCTGGTCGCGATCTTCTTCTCCAACCTGCCCGAGTCGCTGGTCGGCGGGATGGCGATGCGCCGCTCGGGCATGAGCGGGCGCGCAGTGCTGGGGGTGTGGGTGGCGTGCGCGGCGCTGCTGGCCGCCGCGGTGGTGGTCGGGCGGGTCACGGCCGGCCACTTCAGCGATCCGGTGCTGGCGGTCGCGTTGTCCTTCGCCGGCGGCGCCGTGCTCGCCTCGCTGGCCGACACGCTGATGCCGGAGGCGTTCGAGCACGGTAGGCCGCTCAATGCGTTCGCCACCGCGGGCGGCTTCTTCCTGTCCTTCGTGCTGGCCGGCTGACTGCTCGCGAGCGTGCGCTCACGGTAGCCCGGATCGCGTGAAAGCGACGGTGAGTGCACGCTCGCGGCGCACGGACGCGGACGGTGGTTACCAGCCGGCGTTGCGGGCCAGGTCGATGGCGTTCTGGCTCATGAAGGTGCCCGCACTCGGGAAGCCGCGGCACGCGCCGTCGGATTCACCCGGGCGCTTCACCCACAGGAACGCGTCGACCTGCGGGTTGCCGGTGTCCGTGGTGGGCCGTGCCCCCAGCGCCCGCCCGCTCGGGTTGCACCAGTACAGATCGTCGCCCTCGACGGGCCCGGCCCCGTTGCGCGAGGTGTCGATGACGAAGGGCTTGCCGCCGGTCATCCCCGAGATCGCGGCGCCGTATCCCGTCGACTCCTCGGTGGTGAAGAAGTTCGCGGTGTTGAGGCTGAACCCGCGGGCCTTGGCGATGCCGACCTGGTTGAGCCGGTTGGCCATCACGTCGGCGGCCACCCAGCGCGGGTGTCCGGCGTCGACGTACACCGCGGTGCCCGGGTTGCGGCTCAGCGTGTCGACGGCATAGCCGATCAGCTCGAGCCGCTCCTGCTGCTGGCCGGGCGACAAGCAGTCGATCATGGCCAGCGCGTCGGGTTCGAGGATCACCGCGGCGCGCCCGGGACCGATCGCGGCGGCCACGCCGTCGATCCACGCCCGGTAGGAGCCGCCGGAGCCGAACCCGCCCGCGGCATAGCTGCCGCAGTCGCGGTTGGGGATGCCGTAGAGCGCTAGCACCGGGATGGTGCCCGCGGCCTGCGCGGTCTGGATGTACTTCGCGTCCACGGCCGGAGTGGAGATGTGGTCCATCCAGTACGCGGTCGGGGTGTTGACCACGGCCGCCAGCAGCGGATCCGGATTACCGGCCGCGGCCCGCATGCCCTTCGAGTGGGGGTTGACGTAGAACGGCATCCCGGCGAGCGGGTTGGCGTCACTGGCCAGCCGCACCGCCGGGGCGGGGGCGGGCGCGGGTCCGGCGACCAGGCCGAGACCGGCGACGGCCGCTACCGCGGCGCAGGGAGCGATGAGGCGGGCGACTGCACCAACAACGGAGAACGTCACCCGTGGAAACTTAGTGGTGCTGTGCACCGAGTGCCAGTCTCCGTCGCAGTGGGTACTCCTCCCCCGGTGTCCGGCCGCGGGGGAGACGAGGAGCACGGGTGTTGCGAATTGCGCTGATCGCGCACAACCACTTCCCTGTTCGGGAACCCTTCGCAGGCGGGATGGAGGCTCATCTCTGGCATCTGGCCCGCGCGCTGGTCCGGCTGGGCCACCGGGTCACGCTGTTCGCCGCCGACGGGACGGATCTGGCACTGACCCATCCCGGGCTGACGGTCCGGGCGTTGCCGGTCAGCGCGGCGGCCGCGGTGCCGTTCCCGCTACCCGGTGCGGTCAAGCAGTCCCGGCATGACGCGTACGTCGCGGTGATGTCCGAGCTCACCGAGGTCCACCACCGGCGCTTCGACGTCATCCACAACCACAGCCTGCATTACGTGCCGATCCGGTGGGCTCGGCATCTGCGCACCCCGATGCTGACCACACTGCACACCCCGCCGATCCCGCTTCTGGAAGCCGCGATCGGTGCGATGAAGGACTCCGATCTCGCATTCGCCGCGGTCAGTCGCCACACCGCGAACGCGTGGGCCCGCGTCGGCATCGACCGATTGGCGGTCGTACCCAACGGTGTCGACGTGACCCGGTGGCCGCAGGGCCCCGGCGGCCCGTACCTGGTGTGGGCCGGGCGGATCGTGCCCGAGAAGGGCCCGCACCTGGCCATCGAGGCCGCGGCGCTGTCGGGTTATCCGCTCGCGCTGGCCGGACCCGTCGGCGACGAGGACTACTTCCGGCGCCGGATCGCACCCCGGCTGGGTGGGCAGGTGGCCTATCTCGGTCACCTCGACCAGCGGCGGCTGGCGTCGCTGGTCGGCGGCGCGGCGGCCGCGCTGGTCACCCCGGCCTGGGACGAACCGTTCGGCCAAGTCGTCGCCGAGGCCGGCTCGTGCGGGACCCCGGTGGTCGCGTTCGCCCGCGGCGGCATCCCCGAGGTGGTGGA contains:
- a CDS encoding glycosyltransferase — encoded protein: MPQRHPFSAVVTLPRDDSADRVSDPTAHGALHWAPHHDPGYGTRMYALAQWVRDAQPEACVVDVSVEVAVFLRLMGVPTVVVALPGDRTDPPHVLVHQMADHILAAWPAGLHTPRWLRPHAHKTSYVGGISRFEERTAPGVDRGDTGDLRVLLLGGAADAFGCQSVWDGATYTALGGASGMWTDDPWPYLCEADVVVSHAGQNSVADIAAARRPAVVIPQPRPFDEQHATASVLERHGLAVTAARWPARGEWPELLQRVRAGDADRWRQWQVHGAAARAAAAIESTAVRCGREAGTA
- a CDS encoding glycosyltransferase → MKRPLRIALIASCRYPISQPFAGGLEAHVWHLARALAEHGHQVALFAATGSDPALGCASLDVHHLEVSHAARSDASMPADSFMKDHHAYLSLMLRLAGPDADRFDVIHNHSLHYLPVAMAPTLSTPMLTTVHTPPTPWLESAIKAGGGRGTRFAAVSEHTAAAWAPVGGPFTVVPNGIDARQWPLGPGGDRAVWFGRITPEKGPHLAIEAARMAGRALTLAGPISDPVYFADFIAPQLDDTVRYAGHLTQQRLAGLVGAASVALVTPTWDEPYGLVVAEAMSCGTPVVAFARGGIPELVAPEAGCLVPAGDVAALAAAIPVAAGLPRGRVHEHAVRQCSAAAMLRAYLHLYRQMISARSDDTDDRLLHPPSRVRPSRPGRQHRLTPAPAGDGIDVSLRAATTSVLRGRHTSS
- a CDS encoding glycosyltransferase family 1 protein, whose protein sequence is MRRPSLLRVASVPASHVYVRHLADPADRGEVIRLPDPVPADGRKVPGGWWPPLMLEPGWVSANHELFDVFHIHFGFDAVGADVLTEVMQELKDYDKPLVYTVHDLRNPHHHDPAEHILQQDVLVAAADVLITLTPGAAQEIRRRWDKHAHVLAHPHVLERPHIEAPRPPAERFVVGVHVKSRRANMDPLPVLEVLAGAVKDLPDALLRIDIHDEVFDPGNHWYAPRFGESVLAFDRREHVEVCVHPYFSDTELWEYLAGLSVSVLPYRFGTHSGWLEACFDLGTAVIAPSCGFYAEQRPCGVFTFTEEEFDPRSLESALHQAYDRWRRGTPAPRATWPGRLTERALLAEAHRTLYERTL
- a CDS encoding class I SAM-dependent methyltransferase, with product MSEAMEAEFDTVAEWTAELARDLGPEFHIPAGCRGSGNPGALDWLADRMSLQSGEVLLDCGAGVGGPAAYAADRARVAPVLVEPQAGACRAARTLFPYPVVQATAGALPFPDRTFDAAWCLGVLCTTPDQLDVLTELRRVVRPPGRIGLLVFVAETDLPADRAPEGNHFPTRESLPRLLAEAGLRTDAQLGTAELPPIPQRWQDSVAKVDEELERRHGAKHTWQLSEQQSDQMGELLGDGLVSGVVMSLRHV
- a CDS encoding methylenetetrahydrofolate reductase; translation: MDVDCPKRMTFGPCGGVRPDGQCEMRPGACAFPDVVPWPVLAATPAPAAAAPLILTDFSCTPFDPVDIASTAAVLAPSCDAVLVGEHQNRPDFPPTLMGGLLLETGVTPWITLSCRDRNRVVLEQELRGLALTGVATVLCVTGDGRGYDVRPDVTQTFDLDGPRLVALAASLGITAAAPETVTAPPVHGRAQRLVQKQHAGARLAVLNHVSSPAAVAEFMSSARSAGLTIPVLAAVAVFTDEVSAAVLQGLPGLGLDPGVVARVLQAPNPVEAGIDAAVAEARALLAIDGVAGVNISGLASGSGTRAGARIKAEVGQRIRTERPTV
- a CDS encoding class I SAM-dependent methyltransferase; protein product: MSVEDGPVSHVSDTARWVAVYRAVESARPDAVFDDPYADRLAGERGRQIAASVPKVMRSGWWMVARTKTIDDLIMDAVAAGCDRVVNLAAGLDTRPYRLGLPAEFSWVEADLPGLVAEKEQLLTGETPRCLLTRYPVDLADPAARDRFLDTALAGARKALVLTEGLLMYLEPSDVADLSTALVRPEVAWWVLDLAGPGLKKWMNDNTGGLLRNAPFKFAPAEGISYFEQLGWRTGEVESVFVVAHRLRRLPWPLRLVARLPQPDPRRPPGGRPWSAVVRLTR
- a CDS encoding zinc permease, giving the protein MLTAALFGLTASSALVIGAVIGVRWDLPKKVTGVLLAFASGALISALAFELFEEAFHLGGALHSGLGLLAGAATFVLADSLLDRYVSGNSGPDQREVVSDGARRGVGLALLAAVTLDGVPENLALGVSLVGGASLSLLVAIFFSNLPESLVGGMAMRRSGMSGRAVLGVWVACAALLAAAVVVGRVTAGHFSDPVLAVALSFAGGAVLASLADTLMPEAFEHGRPLNAFATAGGFFLSFVLAG
- a CDS encoding glycoside hydrolase family 6 protein — encoded protein: MTFSVVGAVARLIAPCAAVAAVAGLGLVAGPAPAPAPAVRLASDANPLAGMPFYVNPHSKGMRAAAGNPDPLLAAVVNTPTAYWMDHISTPAVDAKYIQTAQAAGTIPVLALYGIPNRDCGSYAAGGFGSGGSYRAWIDGVAAAIGPGRAAVILEPDALAMIDCLSPGQQQERLELIGYAVDTLSRNPGTAVYVDAGHPRWVAADVMANRLNQVGIAKARGFSLNTANFFTTEESTGYGAAISGMTGGKPFVIDTSRNGAGPVEGDDLYWCNPSGRALGARPTTDTGNPQVDAFLWVKRPGESDGACRGFPSAGTFMSQNAIDLARNAGW
- a CDS encoding glycosyltransferase family 4 protein, whose product is MLRIALIAHNHFPVREPFAGGMEAHLWHLARALVRLGHRVTLFAADGTDLALTHPGLTVRALPVSAAAAVPFPLPGAVKQSRHDAYVAVMSELTEVHHRRFDVIHNHSLHYVPIRWARHLRTPMLTTLHTPPIPLLEAAIGAMKDSDLAFAAVSRHTANAWARVGIDRLAVVPNGVDVTRWPQGPGGPYLVWAGRIVPEKGPHLAIEAAALSGYPLALAGPVGDEDYFRRRIAPRLGGQVAYLGHLDQRRLASLVGGAAAALVTPAWDEPFGQVVAEAGSCGTPVVAFARGGIPEVVDRESGRLVSPGDTDAMAAAIPEAAALRRSAVRESAVARHSVSVMAARYVALYRDVIDGAGRRELDRPA